A window of Sutcliffiella cohnii contains these coding sequences:
- the buk gene encoding butyrate kinase, which yields MNEKEYRVLVINPGSTSTKIGVFDNERSIFEKTIRHDSDTINSYATIFDQYEFRKSTILETLDEEGINISKLSAVCGRGGLLRPIEGGTYAVNDDMLEDLKVGYSGQHASNLGGILAYEIATGLNIPSFIVDPVVVDELSDIARISGFSLIERKSIFHALNQKAVARRVAKNLGKKYEELNLIVTHMGGGITVGVHENGRVVDVNNGLHGDGPFSPERAGTVPVGDLVSLCFSGEYYREEIMKKLVGQGGLVGYLGTNDAVQVEKMIDQGDEDAALVYDAMAYQVAKEIGSASAVLSGKVDAIILTGGLAYGKGFVKLISDRISWIADVIVHPGENELQALTEGALRVLRGEEKAKVYPGNNVNSKVTN from the coding sequence TTGAATGAAAAAGAATATCGAGTTCTCGTAATCAACCCAGGATCAACCTCAACAAAAATCGGTGTTTTCGATAATGAACGATCAATATTTGAAAAAACAATACGTCATGATAGCGATACTATCAATTCGTATGCAACAATCTTTGATCAATACGAATTTCGGAAATCAACTATTTTAGAGACGTTAGACGAGGAAGGTATTAACATTTCTAAATTAAGTGCTGTATGTGGTCGTGGTGGCTTATTACGCCCTATCGAAGGTGGCACATATGCGGTAAATGATGATATGCTAGAAGATTTAAAAGTTGGCTACTCAGGCCAACATGCTTCCAATCTTGGTGGTATTTTAGCTTATGAAATTGCAACAGGACTAAATATCCCTTCTTTTATTGTCGATCCGGTCGTTGTTGACGAATTATCGGATATCGCTAGAATTTCGGGCTTTTCTCTAATTGAACGTAAGAGTATTTTTCATGCATTAAATCAAAAAGCTGTTGCTCGCCGTGTTGCCAAAAATTTAGGGAAGAAATATGAAGAATTAAATTTAATTGTGACACATATGGGTGGCGGTATTACAGTAGGTGTTCATGAAAATGGTCGAGTAGTTGATGTGAACAACGGACTACACGGAGATGGACCTTTTAGCCCGGAGCGTGCAGGAACAGTTCCAGTTGGTGACCTTGTTTCTTTATGTTTCTCTGGTGAATATTATCGTGAAGAAATAATGAAAAAGCTCGTCGGACAAGGTGGCCTTGTCGGTTACTTAGGCACTAATGATGCTGTTCAAGTAGAAAAAATGATAGATCAAGGCGATGAAGATGCAGCTCTAGTTTACGATGCCATGGCATATCAAGTTGCCAAAGAAATCGGTTCTGCTAGCGCAGTACTGTCCGGGAAAGTCGATGCAATCATATTAACTGGTGGCTTAGCATACGGAAAAGGTTTCGTAAAACTAATTTCAGATCGAATTAGTTGGATTGCAGATGTCATTGTACATCCTGGTGAAAATGAGTTACAAGCTTTAACAGAAGGAGCTTTACGTGTACTTCGTGGTGAGGAAAAGGCAAAAGTTTACCCGGGCAATAATGTAAACAGCAAAGTAACTAACTAG
- a CDS encoding thiamine pyrophosphate-dependent dehydrogenase E1 component subunit alpha, giving the protein MAENRHKALGLTDENVMEMYETMLLARRIDERMWLLNRAGKIPFVISCQGQEAAQVGAAFALDREKDYVLPYYRDMGVVLTFGMTATELMLSGFAKAEDPNSGGRQMPGHFGQKKNRIVTGSSPVTTQVPHAVGVALGGRLEGKDLVTFVTFGEGSSNQGDFHEGANYAAVHKLPVIFMCENNKYAISVPYEKQVACEKISDRAIGYGMPGVTVDGNDPLEVYKVVKEAADRGRRGEGPTLVETISYRLTPHSSDDDDRAYRERGEVEEAKTKDPIILFANYLKEVGVLTEEKEKALNDKIAQVVNEATEYAENAPYAEPEYALKHVYAE; this is encoded by the coding sequence ATGGCTGAAAATCGACATAAAGCATTAGGTTTAACGGATGAAAACGTAATGGAAATGTATGAAACGATGCTACTTGCTCGCCGAATTGATGAGCGTATGTGGTTATTAAATCGTGCAGGTAAAATACCTTTCGTCATCTCTTGTCAAGGTCAAGAAGCAGCACAAGTAGGAGCAGCTTTTGCTTTAGACCGTGAAAAAGACTACGTTCTTCCATATTATCGCGACATGGGGGTTGTTTTAACATTTGGAATGACAGCAACGGAATTAATGCTATCAGGATTCGCAAAAGCAGAAGATCCGAACTCTGGTGGACGTCAAATGCCGGGTCATTTCGGTCAAAAGAAAAATCGGATCGTAACAGGTTCATCACCAGTTACAACACAAGTGCCTCATGCAGTTGGTGTAGCACTTGGTGGCCGTCTTGAAGGAAAAGATTTAGTAACATTTGTGACATTCGGTGAAGGTTCCTCTAACCAAGGAGATTTCCATGAGGGTGCTAACTATGCAGCAGTTCATAAGTTGCCAGTTATTTTTATGTGTGAAAACAACAAATATGCAATCTCCGTACCGTATGAAAAGCAAGTAGCATGTGAAAAGATCTCTGATCGTGCAATCGGCTATGGAATGCCAGGTGTAACTGTAGACGGTAATGATCCATTAGAAGTTTATAAAGTAGTAAAAGAAGCAGCAGACCGAGGTCGTCGTGGTGAAGGTCCTACATTAGTAGAAACTATTTCTTATCGTTTAACACCTCACTCTAGTGATGATGATGATCGTGCATACCGTGAGCGTGGCGAAGTAGAAGAAGCGAAAACGAAAGATCCAATTATTCTTTTTGCAAATTACTTAAAAGAAGTTGGCGTGTTAACAGAAGAGAAAGAGAAAGCACTTAACGATAAGATTGCGCAAGTCGTTAATGAAGCTACAGAATACGCAGAAAATGCTCCATATGCAGAGCCTGAGTATGCATTAAAGCACGTATATGCTGAGTAA
- the bcd gene encoding branched-chain amino acid dehydrogenase yields the protein MEIFKYMEKYDYEQLVICQDKTSGLKAIIAIHDTTLGPALGGTRMWTYESEEAAIEDALRLAKGMTYKNAAAGLNLGGGKTVIIGDPRKDKNEEMFRAFGRYIQGLNGRYITAEDVGTTVADMDLIYEETNYVTGVSPAFGSSGNPSPVTAYGVYRGMKAAAKEAFGTDSLEGKVVAVQGIGNVAFNLCRHLHEEGAQLIVTDINKEAVQRAVEQFGAKAVDPADIYSVECDIYAPCALGATINDETIPQIKAKVIAGAANNQLLDTRHGDIIHEMGIVYAPDYVINAGGVINVADELYGYNRDRAMKKVETIYNNIERVIEIAKRDNIPTYLAADRLAEERIERVRNSRSQFLQNEKHILSHRK from the coding sequence ATGGAAATTTTCAAATATATGGAGAAATATGATTACGAACAACTAGTTATTTGCCAAGATAAAACTTCAGGTTTAAAAGCAATTATCGCTATTCACGACACAACATTAGGACCAGCTTTAGGTGGTACACGTATGTGGACTTATGAATCAGAAGAAGCTGCGATTGAAGATGCACTACGCTTAGCAAAAGGTATGACATATAAAAATGCTGCTGCAGGATTAAATCTTGGTGGTGGTAAAACAGTTATAATTGGAGACCCACGTAAAGATAAAAATGAAGAAATGTTCCGTGCTTTTGGTCGATACATTCAAGGCTTAAACGGACGTTATATTACAGCAGAAGATGTTGGTACTACAGTTGCAGATATGGATTTAATTTATGAGGAAACTAATTATGTTACTGGTGTATCACCTGCATTTGGTTCTTCTGGTAATCCTTCACCTGTAACGGCATACGGTGTATATCGTGGTATGAAAGCAGCTGCGAAAGAAGCGTTCGGTACTGATTCTTTAGAAGGAAAAGTAGTAGCTGTGCAAGGTATAGGAAACGTTGCATTTAACTTATGTCGTCATCTACATGAAGAAGGCGCACAATTAATCGTTACCGATATTAATAAAGAAGCTGTACAACGAGCTGTAGAACAATTTGGAGCAAAAGCTGTTGATCCAGCAGACATTTATAGCGTAGAATGCGATATTTATGCTCCATGTGCTCTTGGTGCAACTATTAATGATGAAACAATTCCACAAATTAAGGCAAAAGTTATTGCTGGAGCAGCGAATAACCAATTATTAGATACTCGTCACGGTGACATTATTCATGAAATGGGCATTGTTTATGCACCTGATTACGTAATTAACGCAGGTGGTGTTATTAACGTTGCAGATGAGCTTTATGGATATAACCGCGACCGTGCGATGAAAAAAGTAGAAACAATCTACAACAACATTGAGCGTGTAATTGAAATTGCTAAACGTGACAATATCCCAACATACCTAGCTGCAGATCGTCTGGCAGAAGAAAGAATTGAACGAGTGAGAAATTCTCGTAGTCAGTTCCTACAAAACGAAAAACATATTTTAAGTCATCGTAAATAA
- a CDS encoding alpha-ketoacid dehydrogenase subunit beta, with protein sequence MAVISYIDAVTMAIREEMERDSKVFVLGEDVGLKGGVFKATQGLYDQFGEDRVIDTPLAESAIAGVAIGAAMYGMRPIAEMQFADFIMPAVNQIISEAARIRYRSNNDWSCPLVVRAPYGGGVHGALYHSQSVEAVFANQPGLKIVMPSTPYDAKGLLKAAIRDEDPVLFFEHKRAYRLIKGEVPTDDYVLPIGKADVKREGEDITVITYGLCVHFALQAAERLAQDGISAHILDLRTVYPLDKEAIVEAASKTGKVLLLTEDNKEGSIMSEVSAIIAENCLFDLDAPIMRLAGPDVPAMPYAPTMEKYFMVNPDKVEKAMRELAEF encoded by the coding sequence ATGGCAGTTATTTCTTATATAGATGCGGTCACAATGGCCATTCGTGAAGAAATGGAACGCGATTCAAAAGTATTCGTACTTGGGGAAGATGTAGGTCTAAAAGGTGGAGTTTTCAAAGCAACTCAAGGGTTATATGATCAGTTTGGTGAAGACCGTGTGATTGATACACCACTTGCAGAATCTGCAATCGCAGGTGTAGCTATTGGTGCAGCAATGTATGGTATGCGTCCAATTGCTGAAATGCAATTCGCTGACTTTATTATGCCAGCAGTAAACCAAATAATATCAGAGGCGGCTCGTATCCGTTACCGTTCTAACAATGATTGGAGTTGTCCGCTAGTAGTTCGTGCTCCTTACGGTGGAGGAGTTCACGGTGCGCTTTACCATTCACAATCAGTAGAAGCAGTTTTTGCTAATCAACCAGGATTAAAGATTGTAATGCCATCTACTCCTTATGACGCAAAAGGTTTATTAAAAGCAGCTATCCGTGATGAAGACCCAGTTCTTTTCTTCGAACATAAACGTGCGTATCGTTTAATTAAAGGTGAAGTGCCTACAGATGATTACGTATTACCAATCGGTAAAGCAGACGTTAAACGTGAAGGGGAAGACATTACTGTTATTACGTACGGACTATGTGTTCATTTTGCTCTACAAGCAGCAGAACGCTTAGCGCAAGACGGAATTTCCGCACACATCCTTGATTTACGTACAGTTTACCCGTTAGATAAAGAAGCTATCGTAGAAGCAGCTTCTAAAACTGGTAAAGTGTTATTACTAACAGAAGATAATAAAGAAGGAAGCATTATGAGTGAAGTATCAGCAATTATAGCTGAAAATTGCTTATTCGATCTCGATGCACCGATTATGCGTCTTGCAGGTCCGGATGTCCCAGCAATG
- the lpdA gene encoding dihydrolipoyl dehydrogenase: MAQEYDLVILGGGTGGYVAAIRASQLGLKTAVVEKGKLGGTCLHAGCIPSKALLRSAEVFSQTKKSEEFGVISGEVKLDFLKVQERKQKIINQLHGGVQHLMKQGKIDVFHGTGRILGPSIFSPMPGTISVEFENGDENEMLIPKNVIVATGSRPRTLPGLDIDGDLVMTSDEALQMESLPSSIIIVGGGVIGIEWASMLSDFGVEVTVLEYADRILPTEDKEISKEAQRLMKKRGIKLVTGAKVLPETMEKASGVTIKAEHKGEQKTFSADKMLVSVGRQANVEGIGLENTDIQVEKGFIKTNDYYQTKESHIYAIGDVIGGLQLAHVASHEGIVAVEHLANENPSPIDYSLISKCVYSSPEVASVGYTEEEAKEKGYNIKTGKFSFRAIGKALVYGESDGFVKIIANSDTDDILGVHMIGPHVTDMISEAGLARVLDATPWEVAHTIHPHPSLSEAIGEAALAVDGKAIHS; encoded by the coding sequence ATGGCTCAAGAATACGATTTAGTCATTCTAGGAGGAGGAACTGGTGGTTACGTAGCTGCTATACGTGCTTCTCAATTAGGGTTAAAAACAGCAGTAGTTGAAAAAGGAAAGCTAGGGGGAACTTGTTTACATGCAGGTTGTATTCCTAGTAAAGCATTGTTAAGAAGTGCTGAAGTGTTTTCTCAAACGAAAAAAAGTGAGGAATTCGGCGTTATTTCTGGAGAAGTAAAATTAGACTTTTTAAAAGTACAAGAACGCAAACAAAAAATTATAAACCAACTTCATGGTGGAGTTCAACACTTAATGAAACAAGGGAAGATTGATGTGTTTCACGGAACTGGGCGCATTTTAGGACCATCGATTTTTTCTCCGATGCCTGGAACAATATCTGTTGAGTTTGAAAATGGTGACGAAAACGAAATGTTAATCCCCAAAAATGTAATCGTCGCAACAGGTTCGAGACCACGCACATTACCTGGATTGGATATTGATGGCGACCTTGTGATGACTTCAGATGAAGCGCTTCAAATGGAGAGTTTACCTAGCTCCATCATTATTGTTGGTGGAGGAGTAATCGGCATTGAATGGGCATCTATGCTTTCTGACTTTGGTGTAGAAGTTACCGTTTTAGAATATGCAGATAGAATTTTACCGACAGAAGATAAAGAGATTTCTAAAGAAGCACAACGACTAATGAAAAAGCGCGGAATTAAGCTAGTAACAGGTGCAAAAGTTTTACCTGAAACGATGGAAAAAGCTTCGGGAGTTACTATTAAAGCAGAGCATAAAGGGGAACAAAAAACGTTTTCCGCTGATAAAATGCTTGTATCAGTTGGACGTCAAGCTAACGTAGAAGGTATTGGTCTTGAAAATACTGATATACAAGTAGAAAAAGGCTTTATTAAAACAAATGATTACTATCAAACAAAAGAATCTCATATTTATGCAATTGGTGACGTAATCGGCGGTCTTCAATTAGCGCATGTTGCTTCTCACGAAGGAATTGTTGCAGTTGAACATCTTGCTAATGAAAACCCTTCTCCAATTGACTATTCGTTAATTTCTAAATGTGTATACAGCAGTCCAGAAGTTGCAAGTGTCGGTTACACTGAGGAAGAAGCAAAAGAAAAAGGCTATAACATTAAAACAGGTAAGTTTAGCTTCCGAGCAATTGGTAAGGCTTTAGTATATGGAGAGTCTGACGGATTTGTAAAAATTATTGCTAATAGTGATACAGATGATATTTTAGGTGTTCATATGATAGGACCGCATGTAACAGATATGATATCTGAAGCTGGTTTAGCACGTGTATTAGATGCAACACCTTGGGAAGTTGCCCACACTATTCATCCACATCCTTCATTATCAGAAGCAATTGGGGAAGCTGCACTAGCAGTTGATGGTAAAGCAATTCATTCATAA